The Gossypium raimondii isolate GPD5lz chromosome 2, ASM2569854v1, whole genome shotgun sequence genome segment TGTATAGGCCTTGACTTGTATGGATTGATGGTTAAAACTCTTGTCAGGCATCAGTTTGACACGAATTCAAACCGTGTAACCCCATTCCCACCCCTaatattgtgtcaaaaagatcCAATTATTATAGAGAGTGCTGGTTATATTGCTAATTATTAATCCTAATGACTAGTTTATAAGGACTCAAATAGTAACTAACCTTAAAAGACCTTCACTTGgaacttgaaaattttggacCTCTGGGCCCTTTAAACTTGGTCTAGACTTGGGCCTTGAAGTGATTTGGGCCTCATCCTTGCATTTGgaatttttcttgtattttaatattattcaacatggttcaatttttaaatttataatttataattattttaggcTAACAGGGTATATAAGCTTcgaaaatttagttaaaaaatcaattaagtctcTCCACAAGAAAACGCACTCAATTCTCAAACTCTCAAATTGCATCAATTAAGCTTTTTGActaataattttcatctttgatCGTTACAATGCTAACGtggtaaaaaaaaatagtggaaacCAATTTGTTtactgaaattaaaaaatcgGAATGAGGGGAAAAAAGAGATAAAACCAATTTCTTTCTGCAGtgctttttgaaaatagaaCTTCGATATCGGATAATCTATATTACTTCTGGTGTTGTTCCAAAACATTCTAATCGTTAATACTGTTAAATTATTTGGTgtgacatttaaaaaaaatattcactGGATAGTAGTGTTACTAAATAAATTACATGTAATAAacctaaattataaaaaaaaaaaaaattagtgttaCCGCTGCTGTTgcctgttgttgttgttgaggGTGAGAGAGGGGCTAAAAGGTTCTCTTTTCTGACCAATCgggccttttcttttttccctttgcTAAATTGTCCATCTGTAAAAGATGGAGCAAAGGTGGGGACTCAGACTCGGTGGGGTCTTTGCGTTGAGTTCTTATGGTTGGTGTGTATAGTAAAAGAGAAGATGGGTTGTGTCATTGAAGAGAAGATCAAACAAGGAGCTTTGGTTCATGTAGGGGCAGAGTCCACTCTGCTTGAGGAAATGAAGCTATTGAACGGAATGCAACATCAATCTGGTTTGTCTTTTCTTGGTTTAGGGTCTTCATCCTCTCACGCTACATACGCTTGACTGACGATCAACTCACGTCTCCTATaggaaaattataatttttagaacatATGCCTTAAAAAATGGTCAATGACACATAACCAAAAATGACTTGCAACTACTCGAACAAGTAAACAAAAGGAAATCACTGaggaattaaaaaaacaaaaagggttGGAAAAATCATACACTTGTTTCAAAAGCTACTATCATTTTCTTGTTGATAATTGAAAGTAATTTAGAAGGATTTGATggtgaataaaataatttttaatttattttgactcACTCTTAAGTCTTAAACACGGTTACTTGTACTTCAATTATAGCACCCTCAGCCAATAATCTTGGTATAATGATTCTTTTGCCATTcaactttattaaaaaattattctaattttcacttcttttactcattttacttatattcttttataagtTAACGTTTGTTAATTTTGCTTGATATGGCATACATATGGATTGCCACGTAAATGACTTATtagcatttaattattttttcaaatttaaaaatatttttatataaaattttaaatgatcttaatgttttttaatttttaaaatagtttttataatttttgaatttttaaaattaattaaatgatgatgtGTCATCCACATGGCAATCCACAAGTATGCAATGTTAGCAAAGTTAAAAAAGCgctaattttttcattcattttggagtgatttgacaaaataaGCAAATTTAGTGGCTAAAAAGGCAAAAAGTTACATGGaaagctaaaatgatttttttttgtaaaattggagGGTCACATAAGTCATTATGCCAATaactttttattccaaaggttataaGTATTGGACTGAACAGCTTGGTTGGATCGAAAAtcagataatattttaatttggacaTAAGGATTAAATCGATTTCTAAGCAAATTGTtcagaatcaataaaaattagaaaatgtgACAAACATCGGCGGTtgaatcaattttatatttttatttaattattgtcgGACGATTGAACCAATCAGATTAGTTACATTGAAAACTGGTGATTTGATTGATTCGACTATTGATCCgattattgaaaaattagttattttaaaaaatcctcACATTCCTCCAGCTCTAATTCATCACTCATCTTGAGCTGATATTCCTTATTGACATCACATCGATATCGACACTAGCACTGGCATCGACCGTTAAACATCCACAACAAAATCCGTTTCAATAAATATTGAAGCTAACAGAATTTTTAGGGCTCTAGTTCCATTTACATTCTCTTAACAAATTTGTTCAGTAAGCACAAGAAACAATTGGAACTTTAATTGTAAAATCATAACCAACTTAGCAAGTGTTCTTCTTTAAtcacatgtattttatttaatcttgtagacattaatataatataatgtaCTTCACAACTCGAAATTCAACCCGTTCTTAGGCCCCTGAAACTTGACCCATCTTGCAAGGTCCACACACTACACCTCACCACTTCGTGAGGTCATCGATGTCACGTGAGGTGTGTGAGCGACACGCACCCAATGTCTCGCCTCACCACTTCGCGAGATATCGGGGTGTGATCACCCCACCACCTCGCGAGACCACCTTGCCAAATAAGTATGAGGATATAATGTGTGAGCACCACACACACCATCAATACCTCGTAAGGCAGTCATCATGTGAGTTGATCCCATTAGACCTCACCACCTCGCTAGGTGGAGCACGAGCGCTGTTCGCTCTCTGTGACAATACCTTTCTATGAAAAGGATATATCTAAGGGTATGTGTCGAGCATAAAGGGGGAACATGTCATACACATGGCACCTAGTTGAGAAAACATGTCATGTATAGAACACTTAATTGACCTCTAGCATGTCATATCAGGTAACTGTGTCTTATAAATATGGAAGGATTGCTCTCAGAGGAGATGATGACCAAAAGAGAATCtcaacataatataatataataaaacatttaaaaattcagaatgagtggtaaaatattaaataaaattcaagagaaaatagactaaatatgtataaataaaaattcatatcaaatttggaaaaaaaacaccACCGACTTACATGGTTGTCATCCCCGCCTAGGGGCAAAGGCAAGGGTGGCTTGGACCCTCTTAATTAAATGCtccaatttaattatatataattttatttaatcacttttattctctttgttaatttaaaaaaaaacttaatattattattattaataatctcattataaatCCTGGTCATATCTGCTTTTTTTGACTTAATACTTAGAACTACTCATAGGAGGATAATgtcccaactcataaataggaggataatgcgtttcagcgAACTCGAATCCACGTctcttgcattgacaataatgtccatgccaatcaagctaagactcaatcgacgaaaaaaaagttaaaataaaagtattacgGAGGTTCTTATATTAAgaattagattgtattttatttctttattttaaaaatgagtaaattagtcattatatatatcaaagagcaaactagtcatttttattgttaaaaactagtgtGGTTGATAGAATAATCAGATAGTTACACATGTACATCATGCTGATGTATAaggattaatttttatcaataaagtgACTAGTTTGTTTCTTGATTTAACGTACaaaaactaatttatctattttttagtaGAAGGAACAAAATGCAAtgttacttaatatttttattggacAATTTGtaagtttctttttatttatagattattttaggataattaattatgcctataatttttttattaagtgaAAAAATATAACCCAAAAGTAGATTTTTATAGATTCCACCACACTTTGCAAGTTAGAGAGTTAACCACTTGTCAAAGACACAGCTGTTTAACTGTATAATTACCAAACCTTGTTTGAGGCTTTGTTTTCTTGTGTGTGTAAGGTTCGAAATGTCTGTCCCACATCCTATAAATATAtcagattttttatatatatatttgtctaACATAATAGTGATAGTATCCAAATCCGATACAGTCAACTCATTCCTTGTTTGGCTGATTGTCATCCCCAGGTTCCAATTGCTTAAACGCGCTAATTGCTAAAGCAGCCAGTCAAATAaacattaatatcatttttCCTATTCCGATAAACCTATGAGATTGTTATTCAATTGATCGACACTTGGCAACCATAAATTTTTCTCACTTCCCAATCAAAACTGGCCAAGAAAGCTTAAAAGAAAGTCATGCAATGAATAGCATATGAAGATGGTGTATAAGTACCAAGTTACTTAGTGTCATCTAATGGTTTTTGTCATTTCCGATCCGTTATCCGGTTAAGATCAACTCAATCCTCTTTTACCTTCGTAGATTCATAGTTAGTTAAACAATACAGTTTATCTATACGAGTTCACACTATCATACAGACGATACTTAAGGACACGTGTTGTTcttgaaatatgatatgtgttGATATGCATAAGACCTACCTAGTACATCACATCCAGAGACCGTATTTTATAAATAGAGAAATTGACCTCCATGGGATACTCACGAAAACACTCAACAagtcaaatagaaaaaaagaaccCATAGAGAtattatattagaaattaaattatttttttactcaaaaattaggtaaattgaTCATTGTATATaagattaaagaataaattaatcctTTTTGTTAAGGTTTTATTACTGTTAAATACTAGTATGGCTTATAGAATAATTAGACAATGTCATATGTACCTTATCTTGAcatataaagataaattttcaacggtataaataaaattttaacagaactCAGTTTACTTTTTAACCCAAGTacattaactaatttatttatttccaattttatgagtgaaatgttaaataaatatgaaagataaaaaatagaaaGCTTTTATGTACTAATCAAATTACAAGTCTTAACATattaaacaaaggaaaaaggaatGCTTTTGCTTCACCACAAGTATAGTGGCTGAAGACTGTTAAAAAAgatctaattttaatttgagtCCCTTTACAAttctaaaatttgatatttgatctCTCTACTCTAAGTATAACCAAATTAAAGTGCAGTGTAAAATACCATATTTTAGCAGAGggactaaaaccataattacACCAAAAAAACCCACCTTGGTATGGCTTATCGGTTCTAATCTTCAAGGGCCAAAATAGAGACAGGAAACACCCCTGAAGAAAACTGAACCGGGGAAGATCAAACCCATTTACCTTTAAAATGTATGAACTTCAAGGGCTTGTCGGACCAAAGACCGACAAGTGAAAAACGGCCGACATGGTTTTACAAGAGTGGCGGTGATGATTTCCCAACTTGGTCCAAAGCATTAAGAAGCTCAGTTCTGGTTTTTACAATCCTATGAAACACTTCCCTAATCTGCATCTGTAAAGGCAACAATCCTTCTTCCATTCTCCGACAGGTCTCAGCCAATTCCGCCGCGCGTGCCGCCGCTTCTTCCGCTTTCTGGTCTGTTATATCTCCGTGAAACTGAAAAGAATCAGTGAAATCCATCAAAATATTTCCCAGTTTCTCCATTTTCTGCATCTCATCTAATAATCCCGCCGtccctttcttttccttcttcttccaCTCTTCACCGATTTTCTCATGTAACCCAATGATGCTTTGAGCCCAATTTAATTGCTTCGGTGCCGGAAAATGAATCGCCGATAACCCATTTCTCTCTTGACAAGGAATCGCAGCAACCAATGCCCACATAACAAAAACCATAATCACACTCATTGTATAAACAGGGGAAGCCAAACCGGAACCCTCCGCCCCACGCGGTGGGACGAGGTTGTTAGTCATGGCTTGAATCTGTTTCGCCGCCGACCAATTCTTCGCCACTTGGTTACTGACAGACCTGAAATGTTCCGGGACACGATCTTTACTACTAACACCACGGCGACTAAACGACCAACTCCTCTCCGTCGCTTTAGCAGCGGAACATTCTTTATCATCAACGTTCATCGCCGACATCAATGAAGTCAAGGCCTTTTTAGCTCTCCTCGATTGTCCATCGCCAATGGGTTTTTGTTCCAAAGCCGAAACAACAATCTCTGCTAACTTTTGGTAATGCCTGACCGATTCCAACCCATTAGTTACCGCATTACAGACATCCAAAGCCTTAACGGACCGGTCTAGAAATTCAGGGATCAAGCGATCGAGAGGGGGTTTAGAGATCTGAGATGGGTCATTACCCATCATTAAAATCCCCTTGAATTCGGCTTcgcaacaaaggaaaaaatcaaGTAGCTTGCGTAGCCATGAAATCGAGAGAAGGGCATCGAAAGGGATATCGTCTGGTGACGATAAAAGCTCAGCGAAACGCTCAGAGACATGCTTCGAGAAGAGCTCCAAGTCTTGAAGCTCTTGCTCATGATTACCGTCCATGGCTATAACTTGGTTTCGCCTGATACTGATTCGCCCCAAGAAAGAGGCTTGGTAATCGGTCGCCGGCATTTTTCGTCGGAATATTTTCTGGGGAATCAAGGAAAGACAATGAGAGAAGGGAGAAATGGAGGCGTTTtaggataaaaaagaaaaagggatgTTAGGGGTTTATATACAAGGGGGAGAAAATAATGGAAAGTAGAGTGTCGGGGACGGAGACCGATTCTTCTTCCTTCTATGGGACGCTGACTCGGCACTTCgcactgttttttttttcttaattcctTTTTCTAGATTCTGCACTCCATTCCTTTTTATCTATAGTTTTGGAAAATGTCACAAagaattatttttctataaaaaaaaaagtaagaaaatctcaaaataaTGACACTcttatgattttcttttattttattcccaaTTTACAAATCTAAAAGAATTATTCTTAACAAGATTACGGGATTGTGTCGCAGTATCATCTGAAAATTAAGAGTACTAATTGTTAGGGAGCTGTTAGTAAGGGATTGGCATGTAAAAGTAATGTTCATTCCACACACAACGAATATGGCTGTAAATTTCATGGCAGCATTAGGAAGAAATATTCCTCTTGGTTTGAGAATATATGATATTCCTCCTCAGATGATCGATATGGAGATTCTACAAGACAATGTCGGTGTCAGATATAATTTCTATTATGGCTAAATGTATTTAGCTTCCTtatctacaaaaaaaattatcaactttatataaattttcaggTGATAACGtggtataattttaaaatatcatatattgTGCTCTAATAATTGGACCAATGGTTAAATGAGTCAGACCACTGATTCTTAATTCAATTACtagaccaaaaataattaaataaataatttaaaatcataaaaaatgaaaaaaaaattattaaaccagTTCAacctatttaaatattagttattattctagtttttaatttttaccgaTTTCGAGCAGTTTTCAATTTGATTGGTTCAACCCTTTTGTTTGGAGTAGTATACCCATTGGTTCTCGATCTGACCGACTCTTTTGTTTAGAATTACCCATAGTCTcttttaactcataaataggaggataatgcgtttcaacaCATAATGTCCATTCTAATCAAGCTAATGGTGTGTTTAGTATTGCTTCAGTAAGTacttttggataaaaaaaatatttttggataaaaacaTTCCTAAACAAGCTGCTTTTTAAGAGAAGAAGTGCTTCTCCCAAACCAAAAATTGGTCCGAAAGTACTTTTTTGATAagctgaaaattttaacttctcccaaaaaatatttattttccctAAAAACACTTTTGAGAAACATTCTTAAACTAAACCTAAGACTCAATCGAGTTTAAATAAGATAACTTTAATCTAAAAAACTATAGCAACAGTGTATCATTCCTAATACTTGCAAGCTTTTCCTATTGcataaatggaaaaaatttcacaataaaCCCCAAAGTTTATGGGAATGACATTGGGCTTCATCTAGATTTACTTCTAACTATAACAAAGTCAAAATTGTTGAAGGGGATATAAGAATAAATTGTGGATACCCACTTAGCTAACACTTACAATCGCAGTTCAATACGAACAATTTCAGTACAAGCACTTAGAGAATCTTCAACGAAGAGAGGGGAACCTTCTGGGTCTTCTTTTCTTGACTGTGGCTGCTGATGACAGTGAGGCCAACGAAGAGAAGGGACGATGGACGGAGATGATGGACAGAGAGGATGGGAGAAGAGAAGGGAAAATATCTTACGGCTTCCAattcggtaagacattttccataaattgattttggttttacccgtgttttggaaaatgatttcCTATAGGAATTCATTTTCCACGAAACAAACACtggaaattaaggaaaatgttttccagaaaacattttccaccaaacaaacggagcctatatacttaatttttacCTCTTGGTcgaatatttctttatttcaaattagtaaagaaaatttcaataatttgacacttaaatattaataattttaaatttattttaaactgtaAAGAGAGAAATATCAAGATTGTATGTATACATTCTCACAATGAGAATGTATATAACACGAAAGAAATATGACATCTTTTGAGATCGAATATCACTAAATgtgtacatgaattaaattttcattgcattgggacaaaaattaacatctaattatcatatttatcttttatacgaaacaatacaaaataatataaaatatactaataaggttaaaagtatttttcgaatacaaaaatattattgtgaaaccataattacatttaatatttgaatttttttcgatccatcattaataatagtaattagTTCTTTCGTCGCGAGTGTTCCCCGAAGATCGAACCCCCTATCACATGAGTAAGGAATGAGGTGAGCAATTATCATTTTACATCTCATggttaaaattctatttttttcaagttCAATATATCTACGACAAACAACAGTTACTAATCTCCTCGTCGCGAAtgtctttataaaaataatcatatttaatacaatttattgatttataaaataactggttttttttgatttggtgtcgataaaatttaacatttaaatattttttatttaacgaGGAATACCTAAATTAACttggaatttataaaaaaaataaaataaagggtgACATAAATTGAAGGGAGGTGCATATTTAGAGCGTGGCGTAGGACCGGGTAGTTGTTTACCATATGGAGACGAAGTCCAGCCCTCCAAAGCCGAAGCCGAAGCCTAAGCCTAGTCTTCATTTtccctaaaatatatattattgaaaatgaaaaattcaaaaccctGATACGCAGGGC includes the following:
- the LOC105789090 gene encoding protein ROH1, with translation MPATDYQASFLGRISIRRNQVIAMDGNHEQELQDLELFSKHVSERFAELLSSPDDIPFDALLSISWLRKLLDFFLCCEAEFKGILMMGNDPSQISKPPLDRLIPEFLDRSVKALDVCNAVTNGLESVRHYQKLAEIVVSALEQKPIGDGQSRRAKKALTSLMSAMNVDDKECSAAKATERSWSFSRRGVSSKDRVPEHFRSVSNQVAKNWSAAKQIQAMTNNLVPPRGAEGSGLASPVYTMSVIMVFVMWALVAAIPCQERNGLSAIHFPAPKQLNWAQSIIGLHEKIGEEWKKKEKKGTAGLLDEMQKMEKLGNILMDFTDSFQFHGDITDQKAEEAAARAAELAETCRRMEEGLLPLQMQIREVFHRIVKTRTELLNALDQVGKSSPPLL